The Malus sylvestris chromosome 12, drMalSylv7.2, whole genome shotgun sequence genome contains a region encoding:
- the LOC126592300 gene encoding uncharacterized mitochondrial protein AtMg00820-like: MHPMQTRSNSGIVKRKVYSASVAINSPQLEQKTFKAAAKIPKWQSAMQEEIAALHSQQTWSLVPLPPNKNLVGCKWVYRIKWNADGSISIYKARLVAKGYSQEEGIDSGETFSPMVKPTTI; encoded by the coding sequence ATGCATCCAATGCAGACGAGGTCAAATAGTGGCATTGTCAAAAGAAAGGTTTATTCTGCATCAGTGGCTATCAATTCCCCACAACTAGaacaaaaaacattcaaagCAGCTGCAAAAATACCAAAGTGGCAGTCTGCAATGCAAGAGGAAATTGCTGCTCTACATTCTCAACAAACATGGTCTCTTGTTCCTCTCCCACCAAATAAAAATCTTGTTGGCTGTAAGTGGGTGTACAGAATCAAATGGAATGCAGATGGTTCAATATCCATATATAAAGCACGGCTTGTTGCAAAAGGTTACAGTCAAGAGGAGGGCATTGATTCTGGTGAAACATTCAGTCCGATGGTTAAACCAACAACCATTTGA
- the LOC126591760 gene encoding uncharacterized protein LOC126591760 yields MAIMRAKGRLTTADPPPSPIPTGRGSRSAANQNFIQFLDKSLQIPELTALPPSGSGTRHQLPAVVDFRSLSAESFARLLASAMQFGAFRISNHGISAEELGSVVWEAESVSRNDGVIGKRFIERIGNREDIKWLPQVSDDKRYRDLCNNMEKVARKVQAIAEQLSQVFNGNAEKQFEKIGSEMGNVKLLRYNHQDHSMEQNPSKNFLQNEINNGSHIHMRESDDDHALCLHLPLEHSQFNVRSEGGSALLFDAGPETLVVTVGKQLEGFKCVSGEMIFVPDSRSQASFSIQLKVPLVSNSRKICKTVSIADQILIAVILYVLYTFVVFTYTHIITS; encoded by the exons ATGGCTATAATGCGCGCCAAGGGCCGCTTAACCACGGCGGACCCGCCTCCTTCTCCAATCCCAACCGGTAGAGGCTCCCGCTCTGCGGCCAACCAGAACTTCATCCAATTCCTCGACAAGTCCCTGCAGATCCCGGAGCTCACCGCGTTGCCGCCTTCGGGCTCCGGCACACGTCACCAACTCCCTGCTGTCGTCGACTTCCGATCGCTCTCCGCCGAGTCCTTCGCCCGGCTTCTCGCCTCGGCCATGCAGTTCGGCGCGTTTCGGATCAGCAATCACGGGATTTCGGCCGAGGAGTTGGGATCCGTGGTTTGGGAAGCCGAGTCGGTTTCCCGAAACGACGGAGTAATCGGAAAACGATTCATTGAACGCATTGGGAATCGCGAGGACATTAAATGGCTCCCGCAGGTATCGGATGACAAAAGATATCGGGACTTATG CAACAATATGGAGAAGGTTGCAAGAAAAGTTCAGGCAATTGCTGAGCAGCTGAGCCAAGTTTTTAATGGAAATGCAGAAAAGCAATTTGAGAAGATTGGAAGTGAAATGGGAAATGTAAAGTTATTAAGATACAATCACCAAGATCATTCCATGGAGCAAAACCCTAGTAAGAATTTTTTACAGAATGAGATAAATAATGGCAGTCACATTCACATGCGCGAGAGCGACGATGATCATGCTTTGTGCCTTCACCTTCCGCTTGAGCACTCTCAGTTTAATGTCCGATCAGAGGGAGGCTCTGCATTGCTGTTTGATGCAGGGCCAGAGACTCTAGTCGTCACTGTTGGAAAGCAACTAGAG GGATTTAAATGTGTTTCAGGGGAAATGATCTTTGTCCCAGACAGTAGAAGCCAAGCCTCTTTCTCCATACAACTCAAAGTTCCATTGGTTTCAAATTCTAGAAAAATTTGTAAGACAGTTTCCATTGCTGATCAAATCCTCATTGCAGTCATTCTATATGTACTGTACACATTTGTTGTatttacatacacacacatcatCACTTCATAG
- the LOC126591758 gene encoding probable serine/threonine-protein kinase WNK5, which produces MNKNNSRIGSRSANGGRPQSPAYVETDPSGRYGRFREMLGKGAMKTVYKAFDEVLGMEVAWNQVKLNDVFSSPDELQRLYSEVHLLKNLNHDSIIQYYTSWIDVNRRTFNFITEMFTSGTLREYRQKYQQVNIGAVKNWSRQILRGLAYLHKLDPPVIHRDLKCDNIFVNGHLGQVKIGDLGLAAILRRTQHAHSVIGTPEFMAPELYDEEYNELVDIYALGMCVLEMLTSEYPYSECSNPAQIYKKVTSGKLPNAFYNIEDLEAQRFVGKCLENVSKRLPAHELLLDPFLASDDGELPSSPRIPILNLIPDNDPVTEAEDEEDELHFAAEVDLERSTNMIITGKMNLEDDTITLKVRISDLDGKNARNIYFPFDILNDTAIDVATEMVKELEINDWEPLEIAGMIENEISSLIAGSKKWGSPRDYHPHQHSFNYEEEEDNNGGITHHPFYAFSSCSSSQNSLHALSFHCKNHDSLQGDLFMNDDVSSQSSFDSCNYSNISYYSGNDDDLLDMSFGKTTHKSTRFCPSKGRVANTYKHCNSQLDNHRPQKLKHHHERKLPKIQSLIDVHSQLLHRSLVEEVNKRRLFKTVGTIENVGFQTPGS; this is translated from the exons ATGAACAAGAACAACAGCCGGATCGGAAGCAGGTCTGCCAATGGAGGCAGGCCACAATCACCTGCTTACGTTGAAACTGATCCATCTGGTCGCTATGGACGT TTCAGGGAAATGCTTGGCAAAGGAGCCATGAAGACAGTTTACAAGGCATTTGATGAGGTCCTCGGAATGGAGGTGGCTTGGAATCAAGTCAAGCTTAATGATGTCTTTAGTTCACCGGACGAACTTCAGCGCCTATACTCCGAGGTTCACCTCCTCAAGAACCTCAATCATGACTCCATCATCCAATACTACACATCTTGGATCGATGTTAATCGCCGAACCTTCAACTTCATCACCGAAATGTTCACCTCCGGCACTCTCAGAGA GTACAGACAGAAATACCAGCAAGTGAATATTGGAGCAGTGAAAAATTGGTCCCGACAGATCTTGCGTGGTCTGGCTTATTTGCACAAACTTGATCCACCTGTGATTCACAGAGACCTCAAGTGTGACAACATCTTTGTTAATGGCCACCTAGGGCAAGTCAAGATTGGTGATTTGGGCTTGGCTGCTATTCTTCGCCGTACGCAACATGCCCACAGTGTCATAG GTACACCAGAATTTATGGCGCCTGAATTGTACGATGAGGAATACAATGAGCTAGTAGACATATACGCCCTTGGCATGTGTGTGTTGGAAATGCTTACTTCAGAATATCCCTATAGCGAGTGCTCAAATCCTGCCCAAATTTACAAGAAAGTTACTTCA GGGAAGCTACCGAACGCATTCTACAAtattgaagatttggaggctcAACGATTTGTAGGGAAGTGTCTGGAGAATGTTTCAAAGAGGTTGCCGGCACATGAGCTATTGCTAGACCCTTTTCTAGCCTCTGATGATGGAGAGCTACCGTCTTCCCCAAGAATCCCAATTCTGAATTTAATTCCTGATAATGATCCAGTCACGGAGGCAGAGGATGAGGAGGATGAGCTACATTTTGCCGCTGAGGTTGATTTGGAAAGAAGCACAAACATGATCATCACTGGAAAAATGAATCTAGAGGATGATACTATTACTCTCAAAGTTCGAATTTCTGACCTGGACG GGAAAAATGCTAGGAACATATACTTTCCTTTCGACATTTTGAACGACACTGCGATTGATGTAGCAACGGAGATGGTGAAAGAATTAGAAATCAATGACTGGGAACCACTAGAGATCGCAGGGATGATAGAAAACGAGATATCTTCTTTGATTGCGGGTAGTAAGAAATGGGGCTCACCCCGAGATTATCATCCTCATCAGCACAGCTTTAactatgaagaagaagaagataataaTGGTGGTATCACCCATCATCCTTTCTACGCATTCTCTTCCTGCTCTTCATCCCAAAATTCTCTTCATGCTTTGAGCTTTCACTGCAAGAATCATGATTCGCTTCAAG GTGATCTGTTTATGAATGATGATGTGAGTTCTCAGAGTTCATTCGACTCCTGCAACTACTCCAACATAAGTTACTACTCAGGCAATGACGATGATCTCCTTGACATGAGCTTTGGAAAGACTACTCACAAATCTACTCGGTTTTGTCCTTCAAAAGGCAGGGTTGCAAATACTTACAAACATTGCAATTCACAACTAGATAACCACAGACCTCAAAaattgaaacatcatcatgaaaGAAAATTACCCAAAATTCAATCACTCATTGACGTGCACAGCCAATTGTTGCACAGGTCACTGGTGGAGGAGGTAAACAAGAGGCGGTTGTTTAAGACTGTTGGGACAATTGAGAACGTTGGGTTTCAAACACCAGGAAGCTAG